Part of the Brassica oleracea var. oleracea cultivar TO1000 chromosome C8, BOL, whole genome shotgun sequence genome is shown below.
GTTAGAGCATGTTTATCAGTTTGTTTCTTAACCTAGGTTTCTTAAAAATTGGCCGAAAAAAAAAGAAAAAAAAAAGAGGATTAATCGCGGGCCGCCACATGTCGTGGGGCCCACAAAAAAACGAAAATGTCTCTTTTTTTGCATACACAAGCAACGTCTTTTGTATCTTCTGTGGAGCCCACAAAATTTTAATTAATTTTTTGGTTATGAAACCATGGGTAAGCAACCCCTATAAACATGCTTTTAATAGCCGCCAATCCACACCTTGGGATATCGTTGACACGAGAGACCCTAAATTATTACATTTCTACCATATTTTTGAAACCTTTATATAAAATATGTTTACAATTTTCAGAACATTAAAGCACAACATATTAAAAAAAAAACTATTTTGTTTGGCAACAACCAATACTCTTTCACTTATTTGATAAGAAAATATCTTAAAGTATCATTACACGTCAATTTGATGAGTTTCAGTATTATTTGCAGCTTTCCACACTATTTTCAAAATGTAAAATGCATTTCGGTTATATAGATATTCAAAGAAATTATTTTATGTTTCTTTACATGCACAACACTTTTATTTAAACGAGAAATCTAATTCAAGACCAGTTGAAAAAGAAAGGACCGTCTACTCCGAAATTTAAACAAAATAGAATTATTACGCCTCTCCGAATTAAGTCGGACGTAGTTCCTAACCCACTCAAGAAGTAAGCCAATTAAGCAGCTTTTTGCTCAAACCAGGATGCTGTGCCCACTAAGATTGCTATAATTCAACGAAATCCGTCTGTCCTTAATAAATATCGGAAGAAGATGATTGCCGGTAAATTAAATATGTATTCTCGTAAGTCGTCCCAAATGTTCATCTACCTCGGTGGTCCAGTGGGCTTTTTCGCGGCTTACTTTATGGACTTTCGTTTTATTTCGAACGTCTCAGCAACTCTAAACAAAACGTGCAAAGAAAAAAATACACAATGATCGCTGATGATCAGTTGCCCAAAAAATTAAAGCTGGGAAAGTTGTGGACTAAAAAAACTGTCAGTGCTTTATTACAAGGGATGATGCAATTTCTATCTTATTAATAGAAAAGGTGGCCTACTAAAGAATAATGGAATCATGTGATCCGAATAAAATTGATATATTGTTCTCTTTTAGTGTATATTATAGTATATGATTGGATTTGGGGGAATAGTTGTGGAAAGTCACTCTTGACTCCATCAGATATGGTTTGCTCTTCCATATTCCCACTAGTTCATTTATATAAAATAGAATATCATACAAATATTATTTTAACTAAGAACTAGATTTTTATCCGCGCAACCGCGCATGTGTTTGTTTTCATTTTTCTATACATAAATTATTATTTTAGAACATAAGTGGTATATATTTTTAACGTTAATCATATACTTAAATGTTTATATAACTATTTCAAATATAACAATTTTATAATTTATATGTTATAATTAATAAATTGTTTTTTTGAATGACAATTAATCAATTTTTTAAAACCGTATAATTTGTCAGTTCTTATTATAGATTTATCTTATTGTATTTGCATTTAGTTATTAAGAAAATTAATATTTTCATGAGAAAACATATTTGAAAATTATTTTGTATTTAATTTATGCTAAATTCTGACCCGTTTTTCAAAGCTGGATTTCTTTTTACTAATATTTTTTATACTTATTCATTTTAGATAATATATTATTGTATATACAAAAGTCTAGCATATGTCAATTTTTAGACATGTATTATATAGTTTGTTAATTTTAAGCCGTTCTATCATATTATATTTTAAAAATAAATAGTTTATATTTATGAAAAATATTTATGAAAATAAAATTTATAAAGTTATCAGTTGAATATACTTTTATCATATTTATTTAAGTATAATAATTGTATTTTAACATGATCATGACTATAAAGTTGATAAAATAGGATATAATTTATTTATTTTTTATTTTATAAACGATAACTTAAAATACATTAAGTTACTGTTAAAATTTACACAGATTTATTAGAACTTTTAAAATATAATATATAAATATATATTATATTATATTTAAAATGAAAATATATGATTAAAGTAGTTACAAAGATTTTATATTATTAGCTTTAAAGAAATACATGTTAATTTTTATACATGTATTATATTGTTTGCTAATGTAAACTCATCTTATCAACGTATTAGATTTTATTTTTGAACATATTACGAAACTAAAATTCATAAATTTATAAATTTAATACAATTTTATTATATTTAGCTCAATATAATAATTTCTTTTAATATGATTGATTAAGATTATATAATAGATAAAATATTATAGATTTTTTTATTTTTCATTTTATAAATGATAACTGAATATATTAATTTATAATAATATTTCAAACAAATTTCAAAATTAGTGAAAATATTTAAATATAATTTCGAAAATGAAGATCTTGTAAAAATCTTTGAAAACAGATTTGTTAGAATTTTAAAATAAATATATATATACTATTAAAATGAAAAGATATCAAAAGATATTATTGTTAAAGTATTTTAAAGATTCTATGTATTATTAGTCTTAATAAAATACATTTAGTAAGATTTCTAAGTGGTGTCCAGATTAAAAAATCACACATTAAAGAAGTGATAACTTCTATTTTAATATATAAGATTATATTATGGCCCCGACAAAAAATTGTTTCCGAGTGATGCGAAAAAGAATCAATACACAATCAACTTATACAAAGAAACAATGTAATTACCATTAGACGCGCATGTTTGATATATATGTTAAGTACCTCATATCTAAATTAATATGTGGCCTGTAGTAATACACAGAAAAGGATCAATATACATTAATTGCTAAATGATTTTAAGCTAGAGATTTATGAAACTTAATATTATATATATATATTGAATCAAATAGCAAAGATACATTAACTCTCAACAATCCAAATATTTAGTTAGTGGATATACAAAATTAATAATTTGCATTGGACAAAATTTAGAACTATTGAGATGCTCATAGCGTATAAATTTATAATACAATTTTGTCACATTAATCTGAAACAATACAAACATAGTATAAAGAGAGTAAACGGAGGTACTTTATTATATCTCAAATCCTCTTCATTCAAACCATATTAAACGGATAACCTAGAGCCGTTATTGTTCGTGTTATTATCATTAGTATTGTATTTATCTTCGTTTTGGATCGGAGGACACATTGTTGCTGCTGCTTTCATTTCTTTGTTCTTACCCCACAAGTACACGTAGAGACCCGTTACTACCACCACGGATCCAATTATACTGTAATCGAAGTAAGAAAGGCAAAATGTAACAATTAGAGTTTTATATATTATATAGCAGGGACCTACATTCACATATATAAAACGAGGTAAAATGAAATTACCTGCCGAGGCACAAAGGAGTGTGTAAGATGAGGAAATCGAATAGAGTAGCTGAGATGAGCATAATGGGACTAAACGTTGATGCGAAAACGGCTCCCAGTTTCTTAATCGACCATGTTGTTGCTACTGTCGACATCGCTTGCCCCACTATTCCCTATATTTATACATTTTAAATAATCAGGACCAAAAAAATAAAATAATAAATAAATAAAAAATCAGGACCGTATCTATATATTTAAATCCAAATCCAGTCAATTTTTCAAAAATATCAGTATTCCTTCTTTTTCATAAATTTGCATATATTTTTTTTCTACATTCTAGACAAGTTTCAAATAAAGCGGCATTACTTCTTTTATGTAAGTTAACACTTTATTCTCATCATAATTAAACCCCCAAAATATAAGAAGTAACCAATCAACGAAACGAAATGATACCAAAGAACATAGGCCTTTATTAAAAATAGAGTGGTTCAAAACATAATTGTAAAAATTGACTGCTAAGTGACTTGGCTTAGCTTTTGGCATTTATTCCAAAAATGCAAAAAAAAAAAAAAAAAAAAAAAAAAAAAAACAGAGCTCATAATATTGTAACAGAACGTTTCATCCTCTAGAATCAAAAATAATATATATAACAAGTTTCCAATATATTTATTAGTTGTTACCTGGATAGTAAGAATCAAAAATAATATCACCAACTTAATGGTGTCTCGTTCAATTAAGAAAATATTTCGTGTTTTGATCGGCTGAGCAAATCGAAGATACATAGATTTCCAGGGAATGGATTACGTGCACCAGCTTAGTTGGGATTAAAATAATATACACGTCATTACAAAAATTCGAGGATTACATAGTAGAAGATGATAGTGTAAGACAAAAGGAAGTTTTATCTACAAAATTCCATAATTTTAAAGACTAGCAGACTAACACCATGGTTTATTATAAGTTCAAAAAAAAAAAACACCATGGTTTATAAAAATTAATTTTAAATCCCAACTCAGGATATGGTAGGTATGAACTGACTTACCGCGTATGCAATGACGAAAATAACGAATCTATCATCAATGACCCAATCATTGACAGTTCTCCTTTTGTAGAGACTCAAGAGAGCACATTGGAATGAGCCGAACACGGACATGAGACAAATGCTCGTGTATTTGCAAGGGTACTTAATGTTTAAAGTCCCTTGGAAAAGCATCCACATAGAAAAAAACGAGGCTCCTATAGCAGCATAGAGACATCCAAGAAGCCAATTATTTGTGTTGCTTTGATGGTTGTTGTTGTCCTGAAGAGCCTCTGGGTGAGAGTGAAAGTGTGATATCTGAGGACCTTTGTAAAATGTTAATAACAACGCTCCACCGACGCATATCAATGTTCCCATCACTTTTAGCATTCCTGTTTCGCTCTTTAGATCTCTTACACTTTCCATTCTGAAATTTACACAAATTTAAAACAAAACATTTTACTGTATTTGATATGTCCCCATGCATTCTGATACGTTAGGTGTTTAATATATATCCTTAAAATTCATGCGCTGTTTTCTTGTTTTTTTTATAAACAACGCTGTTTTCTTGTTTATGCGTATTATATAACATTAGATATTACAACATTCTCTTGGTGATTGTTTTCCGAAAAGTAATTATATAATCAGTGGCGGATGTAGCATAATGTTATAACACATATAAAATATAAAACTAAAATTAAAATGTAATTTTTAGTAGGAGGGAATAGCTAAAATTTGGGTATATTACAAAGAAATTGAAATTTTCAAGGGAGCAAGTATCATCCTCTTGGTATATGTACGGAGCTAGCATATGATCATGCCGGTCAGATGACCCATGTGATTTTTAAAAATAAAAAAAAATTGCATGTATTTCCTATAGAAACATATGATGAACCTTGATTACCGACTCTTGTATCGTCAATTTGACCCCTGTAAAAAATATTTCCTCCTCTGCCACTGTATATGTACATCCACCACAATTTGCATGAATAAAATAATTCTATGTTTATTAAATTTATTTAAATTTAACTGCATATAATATCTGTTTCAGAAAATCATGTGTTTTGTCTAATATTACGTGATCATGAAAAATAATTATTTGTCAACAGATAATGGAAAACTATTTAAAACAATCAATTCTCAATTTTGTAAGATGAATAATTAATAAAAAATCAACTTTACGTATATATATAAGTCTATTTCTTGTCTTATTAGATCTACTATTCTCAATAATAGAATTTCATGAAATACAATAATAGTAAAAATACTTTTTCTTAATATCGAAATGTTTATGTCAAACATGTCAATCTTTAAAATTCTGCATAAAGATATTTTAGTAAGTATTTCTGTATGATGAAATGAATATTTATCTAGTTTACACGATTATATTATATTATTATGGACTTCGTTAATGATATTTTATGATTATTTAACCTGACTTAGAATGATTGACGGTTCATTAGTACCTTAAAATAAGGGACAAAGCGAAGGTAATTGCAGGCATCATGCTCAGAAAAGCACCCGAAA
Proteins encoded:
- the LOC106310065 gene encoding WAT1-related protein At1g11460-like, coding for MNVVEGERSSIVDKWAPAMAVVVANTVTGSVNALVKKALDGGVNHMVIGAYRLAISAFILAPLAYFLERKTRPKITLRLLIDHFISGLIGASLVQFFFMLGLSYTSATVSGAFLSMMPAITFALSLILRMESVRDLKSETGMLKVMGTLICVGGALLLTFYKGPQISHFHSHPEALQDNNNHQSNTNNWLLGCLYAAIGASFFSMWMLFQGTLNIKYPCKYTSICLMSVFGSFQCALLSLYKRRTVNDWVIDDRFVIFVIAYAGIVGQAMSTVATTWSIKKLGAVFASTFSPIMLISATLFDFLILHTPLCLGSIIGSVVVVTGLYVYLWGKNKEMKAAATMCPPIQNEDKYNTNDNNTNNNGSRLSV